One stretch of Rosistilla oblonga DNA includes these proteins:
- a CDS encoding GGDEF domain-containing protein, whose product MIFLTGVGVGALLFALGIWGGFGWGRRRGRRDATAPLQGAELLGIIEALSRWTSEYSGNVTRYQDELSSAARVVQETIETGNPKTTPIVKVLDDIMTSNQSLKQRLDDAERQLEKQTRSIEAYISEARTDALTKLPNRRAADQRLDEMFSAWQKGGPGFVVAMIDVDHFKQINDRYGHPEGDAVLQHMAQLLTNHIEGAYMVARFGGEEFVALMPPPLRVAADRLDRFRKIVADQSVIVGDQEIEFTISVGVAECRNDLLVGPIVRRADEALYAAKGMGRNRVYFHDGKQPILVGAPEIAV is encoded by the coding sequence ATGATTTTCTTGACCGGCGTTGGCGTCGGCGCGTTGCTGTTTGCTCTGGGAATCTGGGGCGGGTTCGGTTGGGGACGGCGCCGAGGACGGCGCGATGCAACCGCGCCGCTGCAAGGTGCGGAACTGTTGGGCATCATCGAAGCGCTCAGCCGCTGGACTAGCGAGTACTCGGGGAACGTCACCCGTTATCAAGACGAACTCAGTTCCGCCGCCCGCGTCGTCCAAGAGACGATCGAAACGGGGAATCCAAAGACGACGCCGATCGTCAAAGTGCTCGACGACATCATGACCAGCAACCAATCGCTCAAGCAGCGACTGGACGATGCCGAGCGTCAATTGGAGAAGCAGACGCGTTCGATCGAGGCGTACATCTCCGAAGCCCGAACCGACGCGCTGACCAAATTGCCCAATCGCCGCGCCGCCGACCAACGGCTCGACGAAATGTTCTCGGCGTGGCAGAAAGGGGGCCCCGGATTTGTGGTCGCGATGATCGACGTCGATCACTTCAAACAAATCAATGACCGCTACGGGCATCCCGAAGGGGACGCGGTGCTGCAACACATGGCCCAATTGCTGACCAACCATATCGAGGGCGCTTACATGGTCGCCCGCTTTGGCGGCGAGGAATTTGTCGCCCTGATGCCTCCGCCGCTGCGAGTCGCCGCCGATCGACTCGACCGATTCCGCAAAATCGTGGCCGATCAATCGGTCATCGTCGGCGACCAGGAAATCGAGTTCACGATCAGTGTCGGGGTGGCCGAGTGCCGCAACGACCTGCTGGTCGGTCCGATCGTTCGCCGCGCCGACGAGGCGTTGTATGCAGCCAAAGGAATGGGCCGCAACCGCGTCTACTTCCACGACGGCAAACAGCCGATCCTGGTCGGCGCCCCTGAAATCGCGGTCTAA
- the glgC gene encoding glucose-1-phosphate adenylyltransferase, which translates to MQNTLAVILAGGRGSRLEPLTRDRAKPAVPFGGLYRIIDFVLSNCLNSGMRQLLLLTQYKAQSLDRHINLGWRPYFCRELGEFIDVVPPQQRIDDQWYQGTADAVYQNIYAIERERPEYVVVLAGDHIYKMNYESMVDFHIQTKADLTIGALQVDRESAKQFGVMQINEDNRVIGFQEKPEHPQTMPGDDHHCLASMGIYVFSARFLFEQLCRDATLSGSRHDFGNDIIPAVIGDHRVFAFPFRDENRKNDAYWRDVGTLDAYFEANMDLITVDPQLNLYDDKWPIRTYQPNMPPPKFVFGSEGDMDRRGEALDSIVCQGSICSGGHVRRSILSPGVRVNSYADVEDSIVFEGVEVGRRAKIRRAIIDKGVVIPPETTIGYDVEADRARGFMVTESGIVVIARGEHIDGGGAFRHELSNLSADQ; encoded by the coding sequence ATGCAAAATACACTGGCGGTCATTCTGGCTGGCGGTCGAGGTTCGCGGTTGGAGCCTTTGACACGCGACCGCGCCAAGCCGGCGGTCCCTTTTGGCGGACTGTATCGGATCATCGACTTTGTCCTCTCGAATTGCCTTAACAGCGGCATGCGACAACTGCTGCTGTTGACGCAGTACAAGGCGCAGAGTTTGGACCGCCACATCAACCTCGGCTGGCGTCCCTACTTCTGCCGCGAACTGGGCGAATTCATCGACGTCGTTCCACCGCAACAGCGGATCGACGATCAGTGGTATCAAGGAACCGCCGACGCGGTCTACCAAAACATCTATGCGATCGAGCGCGAGCGGCCCGAATATGTAGTCGTCTTGGCGGGCGATCACATCTACAAGATGAACTACGAATCGATGGTCGATTTCCACATCCAGACCAAAGCCGACCTGACGATCGGAGCGTTGCAAGTCGATCGCGAATCGGCGAAGCAGTTTGGCGTGATGCAGATCAACGAGGACAACCGCGTGATCGGTTTCCAAGAGAAGCCCGAGCACCCACAAACGATGCCCGGCGACGATCACCACTGCCTGGCGTCGATGGGAATCTACGTCTTTTCGGCTCGCTTCCTGTTTGAACAACTGTGTCGCGACGCCACCCTGTCGGGCAGCCGCCACGACTTTGGCAACGACATCATCCCCGCGGTGATCGGCGACCATCGCGTCTTTGCGTTTCCGTTCCGCGACGAAAACCGTAAAAACGACGCCTACTGGCGCGACGTCGGTACGCTCGATGCCTACTTCGAAGCGAACATGGATCTGATCACCGTCGATCCACAATTGAATCTCTACGACGACAAGTGGCCGATCCGCACCTATCAACCCAACATGCCGCCACCGAAGTTTGTCTTCGGCAGCGAAGGGGATATGGACCGCCGCGGCGAAGCGCTCGATTCGATCGTTTGCCAGGGTTCGATCTGCAGCGGTGGCCACGTGCGACGCAGCATCCTCAGCCCCGGCGTCCGTGTGAACAGCTACGCCGACGTCGAAGATAGCATCGTGTTTGAAGGAGTCGAGGTTGGTCGCCGAGCCAAGATCCGCCGCGCGATCATCGACAAGGGCGTCGTGATTCCGCCCGAAACGACGATTGGTTACGACGTTGAAGCCGACCGAGCCCGCGGGTTCATGGTCACCGAGAGCGGGATCGTTGTCATCGCCCGCGGCGAACACATCGATGGCGGCGGCGCGTTCCGGCACGAGTTGAGCAACCTGTCGGCGGATCAATAG
- a CDS encoding M48 family metalloprotease, whose protein sequence is MPFGFGRRSNSGLKLRLMIAAGLALFSFISYLSTGQRNPITGEKQRVAMSPDQEISLGLQAAPEMAAQHGGLHPDPQARAHVDQVGQRLLSGLDDYVRVKQGTNPFQFEFHLLKDPQTINAFALPGGQVFITAALYSKLQTEGQLAGVLGHEIGHVLSRHGAQRLAKQKLTSGLVGAAGVAGGDISSAQLAQAIGQMLNMKYGRDDELESDRWGVLLTAQAGYDPRAMLGVMQILDEASGSNGPPEMMSTHPKPANRQAYIQEVLRSVFPNGIPEGLDP, encoded by the coding sequence ATGCCTTTTGGATTTGGTCGCCGCAGCAACAGCGGTCTGAAGCTGCGGTTGATGATCGCCGCCGGGTTGGCGTTGTTCTCGTTCATCTCGTATCTGTCGACCGGGCAACGGAATCCGATCACGGGCGAAAAGCAGCGAGTTGCGATGAGCCCCGATCAAGAGATCTCGCTCGGTTTGCAAGCCGCTCCGGAGATGGCAGCTCAGCACGGCGGACTGCATCCCGATCCGCAGGCCCGAGCACACGTCGACCAAGTTGGCCAGCGACTGCTGAGCGGACTCGACGACTACGTCCGCGTGAAACAGGGAACCAATCCGTTTCAGTTCGAGTTCCATCTGCTGAAGGATCCGCAAACGATCAACGCCTTTGCGCTGCCCGGCGGACAGGTGTTTATCACTGCGGCTTTGTACAGCAAACTGCAGACCGAAGGGCAACTGGCTGGCGTTCTGGGACATGAGATCGGGCACGTTCTCAGCCGCCATGGAGCGCAGCGGTTGGCGAAACAGAAACTGACCAGCGGCCTCGTTGGCGCGGCGGGCGTTGCTGGCGGCGACATCAGTTCGGCTCAACTGGCTCAAGCGATCGGCCAGATGTTGAACATGAAATATGGCCGCGACGACGAACTGGAATCCGATCGCTGGGGCGTGCTGCTGACCGCGCAAGCCGGATACGATCCGCGGGCGATGCTGGGCGTGATGCAGATCCTCGACGAAGCGAGCGGCAGCAACGGGCCGCCGGAAATGATGAGCACGCATCCCAAGCCGGCGAACCGGCAGGCATATATCCAGGAAGTCCTACGATCGGTATTTCCCAACGGCATCCCCGAAGGGCTTGATCCTTAG
- the msrA gene encoding peptide-methionine (S)-S-oxide reductase MsrA, with the protein MPANAKIETAIFAGGCFWCMEPPLEKQPGVIAAESGYTGGHKKNPTYEEVSHTETGHVEAVRVTFDANQIAYSDLLEIFWRNIDPTDRYGQFVDQGSSYTSAIFVANDAQREQAAASKQQLIESGRFEKEIITPIQDASTFYLAEDYHQDYYKKNPLRYSFYRRMSGRDEFIDAAWGDDRNYHPKTKAAAPGSTDSADASSRYPRPSETVLRDQLTDLQYRVTQQDATEPPFKNTYWDNKQAGIYVDVVSGEPLFSSKDKFKSGTGWPSFTRPLVRDNVLEQTDYKLFLPRTEVRSKHGNSHLGHVFSDGPEPTGLRYCLNSAALRFIPADELEAQGYSEFAESF; encoded by the coding sequence ATCCCCGCCAACGCGAAAATCGAAACCGCTATCTTCGCCGGCGGCTGCTTCTGGTGCATGGAGCCGCCGCTTGAAAAGCAGCCCGGCGTGATCGCCGCCGAATCGGGCTACACCGGCGGACATAAGAAGAACCCGACGTACGAGGAGGTTTCGCATACCGAGACCGGACATGTCGAAGCGGTCCGCGTGACCTTCGATGCAAACCAAATCGCGTATTCGGATCTGCTGGAAATCTTCTGGCGAAACATCGACCCGACCGATCGCTACGGCCAGTTCGTCGATCAAGGCAGCTCGTACACGTCGGCGATCTTTGTCGCCAACGACGCTCAACGCGAACAAGCGGCCGCGTCGAAGCAACAGCTCATCGAATCGGGACGCTTCGAAAAGGAAATCATCACGCCGATCCAAGACGCTTCGACTTTCTATTTGGCCGAAGATTATCACCAAGACTACTACAAGAAGAATCCGCTGCGTTACAGCTTCTATCGCCGGATGTCGGGACGCGACGAGTTCATCGATGCGGCTTGGGGAGACGACCGCAACTACCACCCCAAAACAAAAGCCGCCGCTCCTGGGAGCACCGATTCGGCAGACGCCAGCAGCCGTTACCCGCGGCCCAGCGAAACGGTGCTGCGCGACCAGCTGACCGATTTGCAGTACCGCGTGACTCAACAGGACGCCACCGAACCGCCGTTCAAAAACACCTACTGGGACAACAAACAGGCGGGGATCTATGTCGACGTCGTCTCTGGCGAACCATTGTTCAGCTCCAAGGACAAGTTCAAATCGGGGACTGGCTGGCCGTCGTTCACTCGACCGCTGGTCCGCGACAACGTTTTAGAGCAGACCGATTACAAGTTGTTCCTGCCGCGGACCGAGGTCCGTTCCAAACATGGCAATTCGCACCTGGGACATGTTTTCAGCGACGGCCCCGAACCGACCGGGCTGCGGTACTGCTTGAACTCTGCCGCGCTCCGATTCATCCCCGCCGATGAACTCGAAGCCCAGGGATACTCCGAATTTGCAGAGTCGTTCTAA
- a CDS encoding GNAT family N-acetyltransferase, producing MNRPILREMTPNDAARVIALNQAAVDVTSPIDADRFAELYELSSVRLVAETNCEVVGFVLAMTDACGYDNGNYRWFAKRLKNFLYIDRIVVSATCRGIGLGRLIYSRIYELARQTGSVQVCAEMDLNPPNNASLDFHRKAGFIQLGTRILESGKQVSMQTRFLP from the coding sequence ATGAATCGCCCGATCCTACGCGAGATGACACCTAATGACGCCGCCCGAGTGATCGCACTCAACCAGGCGGCTGTCGATGTCACTAGCCCCATCGACGCGGACCGTTTTGCCGAACTCTATGAACTCAGCAGCGTGCGTCTGGTCGCGGAAACGAATTGCGAAGTCGTCGGATTCGTATTGGCGATGACCGATGCGTGCGGTTACGACAACGGCAACTACCGATGGTTCGCCAAGCGTCTAAAGAACTTCTTGTATATCGACCGCATCGTGGTCTCCGCGACCTGTCGCGGGATCGGGCTTGGCCGCCTGATCTATTCTCGCATTTACGAACTCGCACGGCAGACGGGCAGCGTGCAAGTGTGTGCGGAAATGGACCTCAATCCGCCCAACAATGCGTCTCTCGATTTTCACAGGAAGGCAGGCTTCATCCAACTGGGGACTCGCATCCTGGAGAGCGGCAAACAGGTCTCGATGCAGACCCGTTTCCTGCCTTGA
- a CDS encoding YqjF family protein, producing the protein MKFLSAHWKHLLLANYNVQASVLEPYVPRGTQIDAFEGQVYVSLVAFMFEETRLVGIPIPFHRRFEEVNLRFYVSPKNNPSIRAVTFIKELVPKRIIPLIANNLFHENYAALPMDHCNEPNRHWYSWQNASHNRFSANIDSELALPTADSLGEFITEHYWGYSQGPRRTLQYEVRHPQWRCCQIEDYEIDVDFAATYGEAFAFLNTQPPTNVQYAEGSPVTVSFPSQL; encoded by the coding sequence ATGAAGTTCCTGTCGGCTCACTGGAAGCATCTGCTACTCGCCAACTACAACGTGCAGGCATCCGTCCTGGAACCGTATGTTCCGCGGGGAACTCAAATCGACGCGTTCGAGGGCCAGGTCTACGTCAGCCTTGTCGCCTTCATGTTTGAAGAGACGCGTCTGGTCGGCATCCCGATCCCTTTCCATCGGCGTTTCGAAGAGGTGAATCTGCGGTTCTACGTCTCCCCCAAAAACAACCCATCGATTCGGGCTGTCACCTTCATTAAGGAACTCGTTCCGAAGCGGATCATTCCGTTGATCGCAAACAACCTCTTTCACGAGAACTACGCCGCGTTGCCAATGGACCATTGCAACGAACCCAATCGGCATTGGTACTCGTGGCAAAACGCGTCGCACAATCGGTTCTCGGCGAACATCGATTCCGAACTCGCCCTTCCGACCGCCGACTCGCTCGGCGAATTCATAACCGAGCACTACTGGGGCTACTCCCAAGGGCCTCGGCGAACACTGCAGTACGAGGTCCGACATCCGCAGTGGCGATGTTGCCAAATCGAGGATTATGAAATCGACGTCGACTTTGCAGCAACCTACGGCGAAGCGTTTGCGTTCCTCAATACTCAGCCGCCGACCAACGTCCAATATGCCGAAGGCTCTCCCGTTACGGTCTCCTTCCCCAGCCAACTTTAA